The following proteins are encoded in a genomic region of Arachis ipaensis cultivar K30076 chromosome B02, Araip1.1, whole genome shotgun sequence:
- the LOC110269237 gene encoding uncharacterized protein LOC110269237 yields the protein MELNNNNNAVNTNVVNPPNMHAQPRRTLRSYNAPSPDLYGNSILLLLPFTVGDQVKQWLDTQPKESLDTWDKVVNKFLTKFFPPQRLTKLKTDIQTFRKREGESFYRAWERYKLMLRKCPPDMFSDWIQFSIFYDGVFETTKMSLDNSSGGSLHMKKTPNEAIELIEMVANNQYLYSCERTSVKKRVIELDALDAILAQNKAMSQQINAITQHLSGMQVLAVNAQDTSYDMSGGFPQSESYEYGQFTSEQVNFMGNSSRPSNNDPFSKTYNQVWRNHPNFG from the exons ATGgagctcaacaacaacaacaatgcggTTAACACCAATGTTGTTAATCCTCCTAATATGCATGCACAACCCAGGAGAACACTTCGGTCATATAATGCACCTAGCCCAGATTTATATGGGAATAGCATT CTACTCCTCCTTCCATTTACTGTGGGGGACCAAGTTAAACAGTGGCTTGAcactcaacccaaggagagcctGGATACTTGGGATAAAGTGGTCAACAAGTttctgaccaagttctttccacctcagaggcTAACTAAGCTGAAGACGGATATTCAGACCTTCAGGAAGAGAGAGGGTGAGTCTTTCTATAGAGCTTGGGAAAGGTACAAGTTGATGCTTAGAaagtgtcctcctgacatgttcTCAGACTGGATTCAGTTTTCGATATTCTATGATGGAGTTTTTGAGACCACCAAAATGTCTCTAGAtaattcttcaggaggctcactccaCATGAAAAAGACTCCTAATGAGGCTATAGAGCtgattgagatggttgctaacaaccaatatttatattcCTGTGAGAGGACCTCTGTAAAGAAGAGAGTCATAGAGTTGGATGCCTTGGATGCTATTCTTGCCCAGAACAAGGCTATGTCTCAGCAAATTAATGCTATTACACAGCActtgagtggaatgcaagtttTAGCCGTCAATGCTCAAGACACTTCCTATGACATGAGTGGTGGTTTCCCTCAAAGTGAGAGTTATGAGTATGGCCAGTTTACTTCTGAACAGGTTAATTTCATGGGTAATTCCTCTAGACCCTCCAACAATGATCCTTTTTCTAAGACATATAATCAAGtgtggagaaatcatcctaacttTGGTTGA